Below is a genomic region from Ziziphus jujuba cultivar Dongzao chromosome 7, ASM3175591v1.
ttaacggGGTTgtttcagaaaaaataaaataaaataataataattaacggttttttttatttaatatctatatatataactcaGATTCCCTGGCCGCAGGCATGACTCGTCCGGCAGATACGGGTTGAAAGGAGTGTATAGTTTTTCCCTCCACAAAGCTAAACCTAACCGTCATTCTGAAGTCTGGTAGTTGAAGTTAGAGAGAGAAGTTCTTTTAAGAGAGAGTGATAGAAACAAAATAAGCCAACCACAAAAGCCGAAAATTCACTGCATGTctttccaaaaaaagaagaaatatttttattttccaaccaATCTCTTTCTTTCTATCTACCTTCTCTTCAAAGTTCCCAAATCTTCacaattttccttcttttttttttaaaaaaaaaagctttgctTCTTTCCTTACTTGTGTTGTTCATATATAATGTCTTCACCCATCTCTTCTCAACCATTATTACTATATCATTGCGGTTTGCTCCTATGGGATGGATCAAAATTCCCAGCATTTTCACCTCAAATAATCTCCCCAAACTTCCTTCTTCGAATCCCGTTCAAGAAAACCTTGTCAATAAACACGATAAGCAGCAAGATAATGGATTTCCCAATTCTTTATTTCGCTTCTTCAGGAGGCTTATGTCCAGAAGTATGTTGGGTTGTCTATTTTgtttactttatttgtttttgtttctgggAATTcatggtttttggtttttgaggcTGTATTTGAGATGGGTTTTGTGCTGTTTCTTTGAAATGTTGCAGATAAAATTGATGGAGGGTCAAGAACAGAGGCAGAAGAGAAGGTTTACTCTTGGCTATATGCCTTGGCTCAGTCTGAAAAGGATATAGTTTTTGAATATGTCCGATCCACTGAAAGGGGTGAGAGGAACTGTGTagtatattctttcttttttgaaattgaactcATATAAAAACCTTTgaagaatattaaatatttcagTTTTTGCAAAAGCTAAGCTACTAGTTCAGGAATTCAGATAGTTTCAAATGATATACTCACTTGAGAATCAGAGAAATCCATGGTACAGAATATTGCTCGTTATCTAGTCCGAATTGGTGAAATGACagaatccataaaaattattcaacaggCTTTGGAAGGAATTCCGGGAGGGCCATATGAGAATTTAGAAATCCGATactttgatagagaaaagaaacCCAATTGGACTGATTTTGAATATCGATATATTAGTAAAAAACCTTCTCCTGCGTTTGAATTACCGAAACAAGAACTCTATGCTAGAGTCTAAGCCCCAAGAGGAGAATTGGGAATTTTTCTGATAGGTTAGCTTCAAATGGTGAAATATAGGGAAATTTTTTTGTCTTGCTAATTATAAGCTCAATTCATATGCTACATCTTCCACAACTATGTCACTTTCTTATTTGGCagttaattcaaaatttttctacATGTGATTCGACtatgttttgaaattttgattcaaCATAGCTATTCTATCTTGCTTTTAATCGTAAGAAGTAAATAGATTATACTTGATAAAATTTCCACTTTTCAAGATGTTCATTGAATGTGTTCGAACAGCACAGATATCCATCTTCTGTAACAAGGACTAATTATCAACTTTGTTCAGGCTCTTGTATGTGATACATGTTACAGGAGCACCATCCTAGAAGCCTATGAGTTGCTTTGTTTACTTCATTTTGGATTTATATATCATAGCCATAGAATCTATGTTTGCATTTAGTATATTTGATGCATACACAATATAGACTTCAAGGTTGACAGAGTTTATTACCAGTAAATCATCCAAAATTGCAGAACTTTTTTCTGAGCCAGAAACCATAGTTGATATGTATACATACACTAGAACAGGATGAAGTTCCACATCGTAAAATGCGTGAATATAACAGAAAGAATTAGAAAATAGATGCAACTACTTTTGCACTATGTATTCTGCAAAACCATTGTATGAGACCGGTCAATCTAATGACACAGGATTCTTTCTAAGCATATCAATCTCATCTTTCTAGTTGAAATTGTTCTTTCAATCTTCCCCTTTCTTATTGTAGCTAAGATTGAATTAATTCCGTTTGCTGATGTACTGGTTAATAAAAAAACCGTCTAGTTGTAGCTTCTTTATGAGAGTTAAATAGGTTGAACCCTTTGCTTCCATGCAGGATTGAGCTTTACAGAAGCAGAGAGGAGACTGAGGGAAAACGGGCCAAATATTCTTATGGATTATTCCTTTCCAAGCTGGTGGCAACTTCTGTGGACTGCGTTCTTTCATCCCTTTAACATCATTTTGATTGTCTTATCCATACTCTCATACATATCGAGTGATTTCACAAATGGAGGGATAatgctttttttggttttcataagTGTCTCCCTCAGATTCTATCAGGTATTTTCAGCTTAAATATGTACGGTTATATAGATGAAACAGGTTACTGATGCCAAATCAAGATTGTAataaaatttcacatttcaGGAATACAGCAGTTCAAAAGCAGCTATGAAACTTTCGGAATTAGTTAGATGTCCAGTCAAAGTTCAAAGATGTGCTGGTAGGATTGTCCAGACAGAACTAGTAGTTCAAGTTGATCAAAGAGATATAGTTCCTGGAGATATTGTCATTTTTGAACCCGGAGACCTTTTTCCTGGAGATGTGAGATTGTTGTCTTCAAAACACCTTGTTGTAAGGTATAGTTACTGAAAAAGTATCCCCAATTTTGTATATGAGAATTGAGCGAGTTCTTTCACGCAATTCTTCCTCTCTGTACAGCACTTTTGAATCACATGATCATATACTGCTTCTTGAACAGTCAGTCGTCATTAACAGGAGAGTCTGGGACGACTGAGAAAACATCTGATATCAGAGAAGATGCTAGCACTCCTTTACTCGATTTGAAGAATATTTGCTTCATGGTAGGTATAATAACTACTGTTCTTTCTTTCACTgctgttctttttgttttacattGGATGTAGTAGTTTCATTACTACCTTATGTTGTTAGGATTTTCTTCCATAATCCACACAAGTTTCTCAGCCCTTCAGAGATCTTTCTTGAAAAGCCATTTGTTCTATATTATTTATACCACTAGATACACTGAGAAATACATGTGTTCTTATTACCTATTTCAGGGAACAAATGTAGTATCAGGTAGTGGAAGTGGTCTAGTTGTTTCCACTGGATCAATGACTTATATGAGCACCATGTTTTCGACCATTGGAAAGTCGAAACCACCAGATGACTTTGAGAACGGTGTCCGCCGCATATCTTATGCACTAATTGCTATCATGCTACTAATAGTCACCTTCATTGTTGCAACTGACTATTTTACATCTCATGATTTGAGTGAGAGTTTTCTTTTCGGAATCTCAGTTGCAAGTGCACTGACTCCTCAAATGCTTCCCCTCATAGTCAACACAAGTTTAGCAAAAGGAGCACTTGCTATGGCCAGAGACAGATGCATAGTCAAGAGCTTAACTGCCATACGAGACATGGGATCTATGTAAGTTTGAATTTTACCTTGTttattatacatgtatataaaacTGAAAAGGAACGTACATTATAAAATTACTGAAATTCATCAGTAGCATGGTTTGTACGTCTAAGAGATAGTCACAATCAATTGTTTCTTCCTTCTGTTTATAGGGATATCCTATGCATAGACAAGACTGGTACACTCACCATGGACCAAGCAATCATGGTTGGTTTTCTTGACAGTTGGGGTTCAGCCAAAGAAAAGGTTCTGCGCTTTGCTTTCCTAAACTCCTATTTCAAGACTGATCAAAAGTATCCCCTGGATGAcgcaattttgggatttgtaTATACAAATGGATACAGATTCCAGCCATCCAAGTTGAGAAAGATAGATGAGATTCCTTTCGATTTCATACGAAGAAGAGTATCTGTTATCCTGGAAGTTGAAGCAGAAAATAGAAACCATCAATTCCTTGATCGATTTATGGTAACTAAAGGGGCACTGGAAGAAGTTATAAAAGTTTGTTCTTTCATTGAGCATGTTGATAAGAATGAGATTAGTATTTTATCTCCAGAAGACCAACAGAGGATTTTATCAATGGGCGAAGAAATAAGCAATGAAGGATTAAGAGTTATAGCAGTTGCAACAAAGAGGCTGAAAACGGTGCATGAACGtgaatcttttttctttctacatTGATGTTTTCTAATTCATTCAAACTCATCTCTTTCTACAGTTTACCATAATCTGCatgttttgtaactttttattaattttctaactATTTCTTTCTGCAGCATCTGACATAATCTCATTTCATTAATAAATTGACAGTAATTACTGCATTGGAACTATGAGAATGACTACCAATATAGAAGAGTTAAGCTAGCTTACGTTGTTTGCTGACTCTATGATTGTGGTCATGCTGCAGCAAACAAGGAAAGAAAGCAGACCCAATGACGATACTGTTGAATCAGACATGGTGTTCCTTGGGCTTATAACATTCTTTGATCCACCCAAAGACTCAGCGAAGCAAGCTCTGTGGAGGTTGGCTGAGAAGGGAGTAAAAGCAAAAGTATTAACAGGTGACTCGCTTTATCTGGCAATAAAGATTTGCAAAGAAGTTGGCATCAGAACAACCCATGTCGTTACTGGACCAGAGCTTGAGCTACTCCAACAGGATTCCTTCCATGAGACTGTCAAAAGAGCAACAGTACTAGCTCGGCTCACACCAACACAGAAACTCCGAGTTGTTCAGTCCTTGCAGACAGCCGGTAACCATGTTGTTGGGTTTTTAGGAGATGGAGTAAACGACTCGCTTGCTCTAGATGCAGCCAATGTAGGTATCTCAGTTGATTCAGGAGCATCTGTTGCAAAAGACTATGCTGACATTATCTTGTTGGAGAAAGACCTTAATGTCCTAGTTGCAGGAGTTGAGCATGGTAGACTGACTTTTGGAAACACTATGAAGTACATAAAAATGTCAGTCATTGCCAATTTAGGAAGCGTTATCTCACTCTTGATAGCAACTTTGTGCTTGAAATATGAGCCTTTGACTCCTAAGCAGCTCCTTACTCAAAACTTCTTGTACAGTGTGGGGCAGATTGCAATCCCATGGGACAAAATGGAAGAAGATTATGTGAAGATCCCACAGAGATGGTCCGAGAAAGGCTTACCGATGTTCATTCTGTGGAATGGTCCAGTGTGTACACTCTGTGATGTTGCCACAGTTATGTTCCTTTGGTTCTACTATAAGATTTACAGTACAACGGATATAAaattcttccattctgcttggTTCATTGAAGGACTTCTGATGCAGACACTGATCATCCACTTGATCCGGACTGAGAAAATCCCCTTCATCCAAGAGTTTGCCTCATGGCCTGTGATATGTTCAACTATTGTGATTTCTGCCATTGGAATCTCAATTCCGTTCACATTGATCGGGAAAGTCATGGGATTTGTTTCCTTGCCACTGTCATACTTTGGGTTTCTGGTGGTGCTTTTTATAGGATATTTTTCAATTGGACAGGTGGTCAAGAGAGCTTACATTTTGGTTTACAAAAGATGGCTTTAGCGAATAGAATGTATTTGGTCAGAGCATGTTAACCCCCAGATgaaccccaaaaataaaaaatataaaaaaataaaaaaaaaaaaaaaaatttgatgtatATTATTGAGAAAGAGTTTAATACATCTAGCTCAAAGTTGTTACAGGATCTTTCACAATATCAATAGGTACTTTCTGCTTTttggaaatattattattggattttgaaaattttcaaaagaataTGAATGTGACAGCTGAGCAGCAAAGTACAAAGAAAAGCCGCATTTGGTATATCCTCTTCCAGACTCGTTACTCATTTCAGGTCTGATTTGTCACAAGATCTGATGCAGATGAGCCAAGGCATAAGCCAATCCTAGCAACACCAAACTGTTAAAACTTTGTTTGTTGGCTGACTTACCTGcataaaacattaataatatgggtattaaaaaaatgattgagGTAAATGCAGACTGTAAACAAACTATTGGCAATGAATTCAGCAAACTTACGTATGTTTATCTGG
It encodes:
- the LOC107425279 gene encoding uncharacterized protein LOC107425279 isoform X2, whose product is MGWIKIPSIFTSNNLPKLPSSNPVQENLVNKHDKQQDNGFPNSLFRFFRRLMSRNKIDGGSRTEAEEKVYSWLYALAQSEKDIVFEYVRSTERGLSFTEAERRLRENGPNILMDYSFPSWWQLLWTAFFHPFNIILIVLSILSYISSDFTNGGIMLFLVFISVSLRFYQEYSSSKAAMKLSELVRCPVKVQRCAGRIVQTELVVQVDQRDIVPGDIVIFEPGDLFPGDVRLLSSKHLVVSQSSLTGESGTTEKTSDIREDASTPLLDLKNICFMVVASALTPQMLPLIVNTSLAKGALAMARDRCIVKSLTAIRDMGSMDILCIDKTGTLTMDQAIMVGFLDSWGSAKEKVLRFAFLNSYFKTDQKYPLDDAILGFVYTNGYRFQPSKLRKIDEIPFDFIRRRVSVILEVEAENRNHQFLDRFMVTKGALEEVIKVCSFIEHVDKNEISILSPEDQQRILSMGEEISNEGLRVIAVATKRLKTQTRKESRPNDDTVESDMVFLGLITFFDPPKDSAKQALWRLAEKGVKAKVLTGDSLYLAIKICKEVGIRTTHVVTGPELELLQQDSFHETVKRATVLARLTPTQKLRVVQSLQTAGNHVVGFLGDGVNDSLALDAANVGISVDSGASVAKDYADIILLEKDLNVLVAGVEHGRLTFGNTMKYIKMSVIANLGSVISLLIATLCLKYEPLTPKQLLTQNFLYSVGQIAIPWDKMEEDYVKIPQRWSEKGLPMFILWNGPVCTLCDVATVMFLWFYYKIYSTTDIKFFHSAWFIEGLLMQTLIIHLIRTEKIPFIQEFASWPVICSTIVISAIGISIPFTLIGKVMGFVSLPLSYFGFLVVLFIGYFSIGQVVKRAYILVYKRWL
- the LOC107425279 gene encoding uncharacterized protein LOC107425279 isoform X1, producing the protein MGWIKIPSIFTSNNLPKLPSSNPVQENLVNKHDKQQDNGFPNSLFRFFRRLMSRNKIDGGSRTEAEEKVYSWLYALAQSEKDIVFEYVRSTERGLSFTEAERRLRENGPNILMDYSFPSWWQLLWTAFFHPFNIILIVLSILSYISSDFTNGGIMLFLVFISVSLRFYQEYSSSKAAMKLSELVRCPVKVQRCAGRIVQTELVVQVDQRDIVPGDIVIFEPGDLFPGDVRLLSSKHLVVSQSSLTGESGTTEKTSDIREDASTPLLDLKNICFMGTNVVSGSGSGLVVSTGSMTYMSTMFSTIGKSKPPDDFENGVRRISYALIAIMLLIVTFIVATDYFTSHDLSESFLFGISVASALTPQMLPLIVNTSLAKGALAMARDRCIVKSLTAIRDMGSMDILCIDKTGTLTMDQAIMVGFLDSWGSAKEKVLRFAFLNSYFKTDQKYPLDDAILGFVYTNGYRFQPSKLRKIDEIPFDFIRRRVSVILEVEAENRNHQFLDRFMVTKGALEEVIKVCSFIEHVDKNEISILSPEDQQRILSMGEEISNEGLRVIAVATKRLKTQTRKESRPNDDTVESDMVFLGLITFFDPPKDSAKQALWRLAEKGVKAKVLTGDSLYLAIKICKEVGIRTTHVVTGPELELLQQDSFHETVKRATVLARLTPTQKLRVVQSLQTAGNHVVGFLGDGVNDSLALDAANVGISVDSGASVAKDYADIILLEKDLNVLVAGVEHGRLTFGNTMKYIKMSVIANLGSVISLLIATLCLKYEPLTPKQLLTQNFLYSVGQIAIPWDKMEEDYVKIPQRWSEKGLPMFILWNGPVCTLCDVATVMFLWFYYKIYSTTDIKFFHSAWFIEGLLMQTLIIHLIRTEKIPFIQEFASWPVICSTIVISAIGISIPFTLIGKVMGFVSLPLSYFGFLVVLFIGYFSIGQVVKRAYILVYKRWL